In Porites lutea chromosome 9, jaPorLute2.1, whole genome shotgun sequence, a single window of DNA contains:
- the LOC140947291 gene encoding IQ motif and ubiquitin-like domain-containing protein: MSAAEESTDNQGENEKKSEKKEEQESDPQGQVASDLPQTAEENGGEVDEGSAQTVETRKVDEEEEVKEEKQENVSEVVNVKDDAENPEEREEKIKNPSEEQQGTPVEEAEETAMSVVISEPDKNVETQEANAQTEGRESPVGKDADASADAPSKVDNSDNRVIESQSERESEAPPVAPPTSQAERSIDSELGHAESAGNVRDGFTANVKFIIMPEGHVENMTCSLKQSFLELRNHFASELNESPQMILMLFDGKLVEDQTVLSDLGVQGGQTVQVEIQSADPVNKPLKYTKVSPTYKLPDKVNVKVEIDGREVEVVVHIEQENRKKPFLGGYKHRLTGVEFHNAAAQTIPKIRVPSSVEKFHRDTQTYKLRNRVQQTTNTTSTQMTKDGCYVSNVTDKILIPGRYVTAEEHHRKILKKVIILQTYWRRWLAKNYVQKLREDRIRRQEWERQEELRKQRERAERIRKEWERRMNPKTKEDFDLLYSHLEKWRNEEMALIDELYSGPERKAALVGLLEQEAHLIASIDRHKLVADEENKDKRIKSFLNKAAAPKQWKAFDGKITEMDTPYTIRAQELRDIYSTLSMKYLTQDERLDVLLTLKHTVKEHDCKLTQEIIELIDREADLLMRGVKESNLEGLRKRILTLFLQYCKTPLFNPEAARIIKVPQDPSVLRKNIYFCPSCNSYLPSTEFQLSSNSRVVGRCRKCMKLDNDARLRHDFSQYRAKLKELRRSEESFEDGSKIAYLLQEPDLRYLVENIWNSQSVLSAHEDLFDLILVRWNKYEEWSPWNCILLTKEEASAHAKLENVTEAYGRMFIGKILHKHVLARNYFSRLPGMAEHMKKKISGQTRGLAANNGARTAALKA, encoded by the exons ATGTCTGCAGCAGAGGAGAGTACAGATAATCAaggtgaaaatgaaaagaagagcgagaaaaaagaggaacaagaaaGTGATCCACAAGGACAAGTAGCAAGCGATCTCCCGCAAACCGCCGAGGAAAATGGCGGCGAAGTCGACGAGGGTTCTGCTCAAACTGTGGAAACCAGAAAGGTAGATGAGGAAGAAGAAGTGAAAGAAGAGAAGCAAGAAAATGTATCTGAGGTTGTAAATGTGAAGGATGATGCAGAAAATCCGGAGGAAAGGGAGGAAAAGATTAAAAACCCTTCGGAAGAACAGCAAGGCACACCAGTCGAAGAAGCTGAAGAAACAGCCATGTCTGTCGTTATTTCCGAACCTGATAAAAACGTTGAAACTCAAGAAGCAAATGCTCAAACCGAGGGGAGAGAATCACCCGTCGGAAAGGATGCAGATGCATCTGCGGACGCGCCATCTAAAGTGGATAACAGTGATAACAGAGTTATTGAGTCTCAGTCGGAGCGAGAGAGTGAAGCGCCTCCAGTGGCCCCTCCGACTTCACAGGCAGAAAGGTCCATTGATAGCGAGCTAGGTCATGCTGAATCTGCAGGAAACGTTAGGGATGGCTTCACTGCAAATG TCAAGTTCATTATCATGCCAGAGGGACATGTTGAGAACATGACATGTTCATTAAAGCAGTCATTTCTTGAGCTCAGAAACCATTTTGCGTCAGAGCTTAATGAGTCGCCCCAAATGATACTGATGCTCTTTGATG GGAAACTTGTAGAAGATCAGACAGTGTTATCTGATCTGGGTGTGCAAGGTGGACAGACAGTTCAAGTGGAAATCCAGTCTGCAGATCCTGTTAATAAACCTCTGAAGTATACAAAAGTATCACCAACCTACAAACTGCCAGACAAAGTCAATGTCAAAGTAGAAATtg aTGGCAGGGAAGTTGAGGTGGTTGTTCACATTGAGCAAgaaaacaggaagaagccattCTTGGGAGGCTACAAACATAGACTAACAGGAGTAGAGTTCCATAATGCCGCTGCTCAAACAATTCCAAAGATCCGTGTACCATCGTCTGTTGAGAAGTTTCATCGAGATACTCAGACTTACAAACTTAGAAACAGAGTCCAGCAAACAACGAATACAACATCGACACAAATG ACCAAAGATGGATGTTATGTATCAAATGTCACGGATAAAATACTGATTCCAGGCAGATATGTCACAGCTGAGGAGCATCAcagaaaaattttaaagaag GTTATTATCCTGCAAACATATTGGAGAAGGTGGCTAGCAAAGAATTATGTTCAAAAGCTAAGAGAGGATCGCATCCGACGCCAGGAATGGGAAAGACAGGAAGAGCTCAGGAAACAGAGGGAAAGAGCAGAAAGAATAAGAAAAGAATGGGAAAGAAGAATGAATCCCAAGACAAAGGAAGACTTTGATCTCCTTTATTCTCATTTAGAGA aGTGGCGTAATGAAGAAATGGCACTTATAGACGAGCTGTACTCTGGTCCAGAGAGAAAAGCAGCCCTTGTTGGGCTGTTAGAACAGGAAGCACATCTCATCGCCTCCATCGATAGACACAAGCTGGTTGCTGATGAGGAAAACAAGGACAAGAGGATCAAGAGTTTTTTGAACAAG GCTGCGGCCCCAAAGCAATGGAAAGCTTTTGACGGAAAGATAACGGAGATGGACACGCCCTACACCATCCGCGCCCAAGAATTACGGGACATTTACAGTACGCTTAGCATGAAGTACCTAACGCAGGATGAAAGATTGGATGTACTGCTGACCCTAAAACATACTGTAAAAGAACACGACTGTAAACTGACGCAAGAGATTATTGAATTGATTGACAGGGAGGCTGATTTATTGATGAGAGGAGTCAAAGAATCGAATCTAGAAG ggtTACGCAAgagaattttaactttgtttcttCAGTATTGCAAAACACCTCTTTTCAACCCCGAGGCAGCTCGGATCATCAAG GTTCCACAAGATCCGTCAGTATTacgaaaaaatatttacttCTGTCCAAGTTGCAACTCATACTTGCCATCAACAGAATTCCAACTTTCATCCAATTCTCG GGTTGTTGGAAGATGTAGAAAGTGTATGAAACTCGACAACGATGCCAGATTACGGCATGACTTCTCGCAGTATAGAGCAAAGTTGAAGGAGCTGAGGCGTTCAGAAGAGAGCTTTGAAGATGGTTCTAAAATAGCATATTTACTCCAG GAACCTGATTTACGCTATCTTGTGGAAAACATTTGGAATAGCCAGAGCGTGCTCAGCGCTCACGAAGACCTGTTTGACTTGATTCTTGTACGGTGGAATAAGTACGAAGAGTGGTCTCCGTGGAACTGTATTTTGCTCACAAAGGAAGAGGCATCTGCTCACGCCAAACTGGAAAACGTTACTGAG GCATACGGGCGGATGTTTATCGGAAAGATTCTACACAAGCACGTACTGGCTCGTAACTACTTTTCACGCCTACCCGGCATGGCGGAACACATGAAGAAGAAAATTTCTGGACAAACTCGAGGATTAGCTGCTAACAACGGGGCGAGAACAGCAGCACTTAAGGCGTAA